Genomic segment of Streptomyces longhuiensis:
ATGGTGTTCTACGCGGCGCTGTCCCCGGACGGCCTGGTCAACGGCGGTCTGAAGGCGGTCGGGCTCGGCTCGCTCGCCGACGCGTGGCTCGCCTCCCCCTCGACCGCCCTCGCGTGCCTGATCGCGCTGGACATCTGGGCCGGGATCGGCTTCACGGCGGTGCTGTTCGCGGCGCGGCTCGGGAGCGTCCCCGAGGAGATCGGCGAGGCGGCGCAGCTGGACGGCGCCGGGCACTGGCGGACGATGTGGCGCATCCACTTCCCCGTGATCCGTGACTACGTGGGGGTGGTGACGATGCTGCAGTTCCTGTGGACGCTCTTCGGGTCGGCCCAGCACGTGCTGCTGCTGACGCAGGGCGGCCCCGGCAGCTCGTCGACAACGCTGTCGTTCCTCGTCTACCAGAAGGCGTTCATCGCGGCCGACCTCGGCTACAGCCAGACCGTCGGTGTCTTCCTCTTCCTCACCGGGCTCGTCGGACTGCTCGCCATCCGGCGCGCGTTCCGCCAGAACCACTGATCGGAGCCGTCGCCATGAAGTCCGCCAAGCACAGCCGCCTCGGCAGGTCCTGGCTGCCCGCCCACATCCTCGTCTGGCTCTACGCGGTGCTCCTCGTCGTGCCGCTGTACTACTTCGTCGCCTCGGCGTTCAAGACGAACGAGGAGATCTTCGCCAGTCCGTTCGCGCTGCCGTCGTCATTCGGTCTCGGCAACTTCAGTACCGCCTTCCACAGCGCCGACCTCGGGCTCGCTGTCGTCAACTCGGCCCTGGTGACGGTGTTCTCGCTCGTCCTGACGCTGGCGCTCGCGATCCCCGCGGCGTTCGCGCTGGCCCGTTCGACGGGCCGGCTCGCCTCCCTGGTCGAGAGCGTCTTCTCGCTGGGGTTCCTGATCCCGACGTTCGCGGCGCTCTTCCCGACGTTCCTGCTCGCCGCGGCCACCGGCCTGTTCCACACGCGCACGTTCATGATCCTGTTCCTGCCGGCCACGGCGATGCCGCTCTCGGTGGTGATCCTGGTCCAGTTCATGCGGACCATTCCCAGGGAGATGGAGGAGGCGGCCCGCATGGACGGTGCCTCGACCTTCGCGGTGCTGCGGCACGTGTACACGCCGATGTGCCTGCCCGGCATCGCGACGGTGCTCCTGCTGAACTTCCTGACGTTCTGGAACGAGTACCTGTACTCGCTCGTCATCATCGGCCCGGACCCGGCGCAGCGCACGGTCCAGGTGGCGCTGCCCACGCTGAAGTCCATCACCGGGACGGACTACGGCGTCCTGACCGCGGGGACCGTCCTCACTCTCGTACCGGTGTGGATCGTCTATACGGTGCTCCAGAAGCGGATGCAGCAGGCACTCGTCAGTGGGGCGGTGAAGATGTGAGCGGGACCCGACCGAAACGGCCGACCGGTCGTCCGACCATCAAGGCGGTGGCGGCCGCGGCGGGGGTGTCGACGGCCGCCGTGTCGCAGGCGTTCAACGAGAAGGGCCGGCTCGCCGAGCCGACCCGGCGGCGGATCCTCGACGCGGCGGCGGAGCTCGGCTGGTCGCCGAGCGCGTCGGCCTCGGCGCTGCGCAGCGCCCGTACGCGCACACTCGCGCTCGTCGTGCGCAGGCCCACCGACGTGCTCGGGGCCGACCCGCACTTCAGTGAGCTGATCACCGGTATAGAGGGCGAGTTGGCGCCGCGCGGCTACGGTCTGCTCCTGCATCTGGTCGCCGGTGTCGACGAGGAGAGCGCGCTGTACGAGCGGCTCGCCTCGGAGGGCCGGGTCGACGGGGCCGTCCTGACGGACGCGCGGGCCGACGACCCGCGCCCGGCGCTGCTGCGGCGCATAGGTCTTCCGTCGGTGCTGCTCGGCGCGCCCGACCCGGAGGCGACCGTGCCGACCGTCGGGCTCGGCAACCAGGGGGCGGGCGTCCACGAGGCGGTCGACCACCTGCTCGGGCTCGGCCACCGGCGCATCGCGTACGTCTCCGGACCCGCCGAGCTCCAGCACACCCGGCTGCGCCGCACGGTCTTCGAGGAGACACTCGAACTCGCCGGGCTCCGGCCCGCCGCCGTCCTGAGCACCGACTTCTCGGAGTCGGCCGCCGTCGCCGCGACCGAGGCGCTCATCGGACGCGCCGAGCGGCCGACCGCGATCGTGTACGCCAACGACTCGATGGCCGTGTGCGGCATCGGCACCGCCCAGCGGGCCGGCCTCGCCGTGCCCCGGGACCTGTCCGTCGTCGGCTACGACAACCTCCCCCTCGGCCGGTGGCTGCACCCGCGCCTGACGACCGTCGACCAGCAGGTGCAGCGGGTCGGCGCGGCCGCCGCGCGCGTGCTGCTCGCCCGGTGCGGCGAGGACGTCCCCGAGACAGCGCTCGAAGGGCGCCCGCACCTGGTCGTCCGCGAGTCGACCGGCCCCGCAACCCCCTGATGAATCCCGCATTTCAACGGAGCTAGGTACCACCATGCGACGCCACAGCGCCCACCTCACCCACGACTCCGCCGTCCTGCCCTGGCTCGGCGCCAACTTCTGGTCCCGCACCGGCGGTCCCCTGATGTGGCGCGACTACGAGCCGAAGACGGTGCGCGAGGAACTGGCGGTGCTGCGCGAGCACGGTCTGAACATG
This window contains:
- a CDS encoding LacI family DNA-binding transcriptional regulator, whose amino-acid sequence is MSGTRPKRPTGRPTIKAVAAAAGVSTAAVSQAFNEKGRLAEPTRRRILDAAAELGWSPSASASALRSARTRTLALVVRRPTDVLGADPHFSELITGIEGELAPRGYGLLLHLVAGVDEESALYERLASEGRVDGAVLTDARADDPRPALLRRIGLPSVLLGAPDPEATVPTVGLGNQGAGVHEAVDHLLGLGHRRIAYVSGPAELQHTRLRRTVFEETLELAGLRPAAVLSTDFSESAAVAATEALIGRAERPTAIVYANDSMAVCGIGTAQRAGLAVPRDLSVVGYDNLPLGRWLHPRLTTVDQQVQRVGAAAARVLLARCGEDVPETALEGRPHLVVRESTGPATP
- a CDS encoding carbohydrate ABC transporter permease; the protein is MKSAKHSRLGRSWLPAHILVWLYAVLLVVPLYYFVASAFKTNEEIFASPFALPSSFGLGNFSTAFHSADLGLAVVNSALVTVFSLVLTLALAIPAAFALARSTGRLASLVESVFSLGFLIPTFAALFPTFLLAAATGLFHTRTFMILFLPATAMPLSVVILVQFMRTIPREMEEAARMDGASTFAVLRHVYTPMCLPGIATVLLLNFLTFWNEYLYSLVIIGPDPAQRTVQVALPTLKSITGTDYGVLTAGTVLTLVPVWIVYTVLQKRMQQALVSGAVKM
- a CDS encoding carbohydrate ABC transporter permease, whose amino-acid sequence is MTTMTSTAGETAVRRPTPPSPDAARRPRRQGGTILALPALVWYLVFMVGPLVAIFVVAALHWPGMLQPVSFAGFDNVRTVFDDPVFWDAVSNTAIQLVVAVPVMIVCAYMLGYYVAQKPPGHKVIRYLLFVPGLISTPAKAMVFYAALSPDGLVNGGLKAVGLGSLADAWLASPSTALACLIALDIWAGIGFTAVLFAARLGSVPEEIGEAAQLDGAGHWRTMWRIHFPVIRDYVGVVTMLQFLWTLFGSAQHVLLLTQGGPGSSSTTLSFLVYQKAFIAADLGYSQTVGVFLFLTGLVGLLAIRRAFRQNH